The bacterium genome window below encodes:
- the gnd gene encoding decarboxylating 6-phosphogluconate dehydrogenase, whose protein sequence is MEIGFIGLGRMGLNMVRRLRRGDHRAVVFDRNADAIRDAELAGAAGAGDLADLVSKLSAPRAVWLMVPAGKPVDDLIDELLPRLSPGDIIVDGGNSNFHDTLRRYESLKASGIHLVDAGVSGGIWGLEVGYCMMIGGDAEAFGRLEPLFKTLAPENGFIHTGAAGSGHYVKMVHNGIEYGMLQAYAEGFEILHKSRFDLDMHAISAVWNRGSVVRSWLLELCESMFRRDALLSDIGDAVADSGEGRWTVQEAIDIDVPAPVITFSLLARLRSRQDESFAGKVIAALRREFGGHTVERKD, encoded by the coding sequence ATGGAAATTGGTTTCATCGGGCTTGGCCGCATGGGGCTCAACATGGTTCGCCGCCTGCGACGCGGCGATCACCGCGCCGTTGTTTTTGATCGCAACGCGGACGCGATCCGCGACGCGGAATTGGCGGGCGCCGCGGGCGCGGGCGATCTTGCGGATCTCGTGTCGAAGCTTTCCGCGCCCCGCGCCGTCTGGCTGATGGTGCCGGCGGGAAAGCCGGTCGACGATCTCATCGACGAGCTTTTGCCCCGGCTTTCCCCGGGCGACATCATCGTCGACGGCGGCAACTCCAATTTCCACGACACGCTTCGCCGATACGAATCGCTCAAGGCCTCCGGCATCCACCTGGTCGACGCCGGCGTTTCCGGCGGCATCTGGGGTCTCGAGGTCGGTTACTGCATGATGATCGGCGGCGACGCCGAGGCCTTCGGGCGACTTGAACCGTTGTTCAAAACGCTCGCTCCCGAAAATGGCTTCATTCACACCGGCGCCGCCGGCAGCGGGCACTACGTGAAAATGGTGCACAACGGCATCGAATACGGAATGTTGCAGGCGTACGCGGAGGGCTTCGAGATCCTGCACAAGTCTCGCTTCGATCTCGACATGCACGCGATTTCCGCCGTGTGGAATCGTGGAAGTGTCGTCCGCTCGTGGCTGCTCGAATTGTGCGAGAGCATGTTCAGGCGCGACGCATTGCTCTCGGACATCGGCGACGCCGTTGCGGATTCGGGAGAGGGGCGATGGACCGTGCAGGAGGCCATCGACATCGACGTGCCCGCGCCGGTCATCACGTTTTCGCTCCTGGCGCGGCTGCGTTCGAGGCAGGACGAGTCGTTCGCGGGCAAGGTCATCGCGGCCCTGCGCCGCGAGTTTGGCGGCCACACCGTCGAAAGGAAGGACTGA